From one Coffea eugenioides isolate CCC68of chromosome 11, Ceug_1.0, whole genome shotgun sequence genomic stretch:
- the LOC113751447 gene encoding putative late blight resistance protein homolog R1A-10 has translation MAYVAITSLKQTLDQLKMNCKLEFTFDEVKQFKAVSEEISVIQEMLQDSADRSYDHTMMKHLERCIRDMAHKAEDFIEEFVYIKAEALDDAAIFEEELSLHHHMMEVLSDINSIKDMLSKIYQESDAAATKVPRARNHSVEHASGWSSTQEETLVVRIDNDLLKVKEKLTGLPHKLDILTIVGMGGIGKTTLARKVFNDPLIEYHFYVRAWVTVSQKYVLRDVLLGLLCSLTRLGDEIFKEKNEQLAELLYRTLKGQRYLIVFDAVWDGKILYDLRRSFPDDRNGSRIVLTSRLIDVNMCVNLDSHHHHMSFLSLNDSWELLRHKVFSEESCPPELEVIGKEIAQKCQGLPLGILAVAGHLSSIRKTKDCWKTVADDIRSPESKDQENCLDILALSYKSLPHHLKACFLYLGAFPQEFEIPVWRLIRLWAAEGILRAEWPKTLEEVAEMCLQELMSRSLVMVRKRKSNGGIKSCGIHDLVRDLILREVEKEDFLLVLKSDANFFPTDAYYKRCLCFHHQISRSYGMFNSSSRIEHCDYMKPAIPHCRSILFYGRLQVTEFDKMLDSRVTVMDLKLLTVLEILFRFFEHFPVEITQLVHLRNVTLPSDIWKMPRLRYLHIKNGACLPHPAGAKAIASNSLVLTNLHKLSTVSFTNCYRETFACLPNLKKLGICVMQPSHNCLDDLLYLAELEKLKCVFLGRGQFSGWNAFPPKLRKLTLNGSFLPWEKMRTLGLLPNLEVLKLKDYAFQGPEWQVEEDEFCQLKYLLIDGTDLVQWGVTCSHFQRLQQLILRCCRHLDEIPSEVGEIPTLQIIDVYDSSSLAVNSARLIQQEQYSMGNDGLIVRIHPRERD, from the exons ATGGCTTATGTTGCTATCACTTCCCTCAAGCAAACATTAGACCAGCTCAAGATGAATTGCAAATTAGAATTCACATTTGATGAAGTAAAACAGTTCAAAGCTGTATCTGAAGAGATTTCTGTCATCCAAGAAATGCTTCAAGATTCTGCAGATAGGAGCTATGATCATACCATGATGAAACATCTGGAGAGATGCATAAGAGACATGGCGCATAAAGCGGAAGATTttattgaagaatttgtgtATATCAAAGCAGAGGCCCTGGATGATGCTGCTATCTTTGAGGAGGAGCTGAGTCTTCACCATCATATGATGGAGGTTTTGAGTGACATAAATTCTATCAAGGATATGTTGTCAAAGATTTACCAAGAATCAGATGCAGCTGCAACCAAAGTTCCGCGAGCTAGGAATCATTCGGTGGAGCATGCATCAGGATGGTCTTCAACTCAAGAGGAAACTCTTGTCGTGCGAATAGACAATGATCTGTTAAAAGTCAAGGAGAAACTTACAGGACTGCCACATAAACTGGACATTCTTACAATTGTTGGGATGGGTGGAATAGGTAAGACAACCCTTGCTCGAAAGGTATTTAATGATCCTTTGATTGAGTATCATTTTTATGTACGTGCTTGGGTTACAGTATCGCAGAAATATGTACTGAGAGACGTGTTACTAGGCCTTTTGTGTTCCCTCACCAGACTTGgtgatgaaattttcaaagaaaagaatGAGCAATTAGCTGAATTATTGTATAGAACTTTGAAGGGTCAGAGGTATCTTATAGTTTTTGACGCTGTATGGGATGGTAAGATCTTGTATGATCTCAGAAGATCTTTCCCAGATGACAGGAATGGAAGTCGAATAGTGTTGACTAGTCGACTAATAGATGTCAATATGTGTGTAAATCTGGACAGCCATCATCATCACATGAGTTTCCTGAGTCTAAATGACAGTTGGGAGCTGCTGCGTCACAAAGTGTTCTCGGAAGAAAGTTGCCCCCCAGAGCTAGAAGTTATTGGGAAAGAAATTGCTCAGAAATGCCAAGGATTACCATTGGGAATTCTAGCCGTAGCGGGTCATCTCTCCAGCAtcagaaaaacaaaagattgCTGGAAGACTGTTGCAGATGACATACGATCACCAGAGTCTAAAGATCAAGAGAATTGTTTAGACATTCTTGCCTTGAGTTATAAGTCTTTGCCTCATCACCTCAAAGCTTGCTTTCTATATTTGGGAGCTTTTCCCCAAGAGTTTGAGATCCCTGTCTGGAGATTGATCAGGCTTTGGGCGGCTGAAGGAATTCTCAGAGCAGAATGGCCAAAGACCCTCGAAGAAGTGGCAGAGATGTGCTTACAAGAGCTAATGAGTAGAAGTCTAGTTATGGTTAGGAAGAGAAAATCCAATGGTGGTATTAAAAGTTGTGGCATCCATGATCTCGTGAGGGACTTGATCTTGAGAGAAGTTGAAAAAGAAGATTTTCTTCTGGTGCTGAAGTCAGATGCTAATTTCTTTCCCACAGATGCTTATTATAAGCGTTGCCTCTGCTTCCATCATCAAATAAGCAGATCCTATGGTATGTTTAATTCCAGCAGCAGGATAGAACATTGTGACTACATGAAGCCTGCAATTCCTCATTGTCGATCTATTCTCTTTTATGGTCGACTTCAAGTGACAGAATTCGATAAGATGCTAGATTCTCGTGTTACTGTGATGGATTTGAAGTTGCTGACGGTACTAGAGATTCTTTTTAGGTTCTTCGAGCATTTCCCTGTTGAGATAACGCAGCTAGTTCATCTGAG GAATGTAACTTTACCTAGTGACATATGGAAGATGCCTCGGTTAAGATATCTTCATATAAAGAATGGTGCTTGTTTGCCCCATCCTGCAGGAGCCAAAGCTATTGCAAGCAACTCTCTTGTCCTAACCAACCTACATAAGCTTTCAACTGTAAGCTTTACCAATTGTTATAGGGAAACGTTTGCCTGTCTTCCCAATTTAAAGAAACTCGGTATCTGTGTGATGCAACCATCACATAATTGCCTTGATGATCTTCTTTACCTTGCTGAACTTGAAAAACTTAAATGTGTCTTTCTGGGAAGAGGTCAATTCTCCGGTTGGAATGCTTTCCCACCAAAACTTAGGAAACTGACCTTAAACGGGAGCTTTCTGCCATGGGAGAAGATGAGAACTCTTGGTTTGTTACCCAATCTTGAAGTACTCAAACTGAAAGACTATGCTTTCCAAGGGCCAGAATGGCAAGTGGAAGAAGATGAGTTTTGTCAACTAAAATATCTGCTAATTGATGGGACAGATCTAGTTCAGTGGGGAGTAACTTGTTCTCATTTCCAAAGGCTACAGCAGCTGATTCTGAGATGTTGCAGACACTTGGATGAAATACCAAGTGAAGTTGGAGAAATTCCTACCCTGCAAATAATTGATGTGTATGATTCCAGCAGTCTTGCCGTGAATTCAGCAAGGCTTATTCAGCAAGAACAATATAGCATGGGAAATGATGGCCTAATAGTCAGGATACATCCTAGAGAAAGAGATTGA